The following are encoded in a window of Gramella sp. MT6 genomic DNA:
- a CDS encoding patatin-like phospholipase family protein → MRALVISGGGSKGAFAGGVAQYLIQEKKKSYDLFLGTSTGSLLIPHLAAGNIQKIYDIYTNVTQRKIFSVNPFVVKKKDGREYVTINYLNTVWQFIRSRRTFGESKALKRSIRKNFSRQDFIELKGKVKDVVVTVSNLSKNRVEYKSIHEFEYDDFCDWIWISCNYIPFMSLAQKDGFEYADGGLGCVVPIREAIKRGATEVDAIILEAENMEYNKILGKNPFSLMVNLFGFLLDQVEYHDIVEGKLAAMNKKVKLNIYYTPTKLTENSLVFNKKAMTEWWQQGYEYAEKKEMEKKASKSSWFKLGF, encoded by the coding sequence ATGCGCGCATTGGTAATATCTGGAGGAGGGAGCAAAGGAGCTTTCGCCGGGGGCGTCGCTCAATACCTTATTCAGGAAAAGAAGAAAAGCTACGATCTATTTTTAGGGACTTCTACCGGAAGTCTTTTAATTCCCCATCTCGCTGCGGGGAATATTCAAAAGATCTATGATATATATACTAATGTTACCCAGCGGAAGATATTCAGCGTAAACCCATTTGTCGTTAAGAAAAAGGACGGTCGGGAATACGTTACCATCAATTATCTTAATACCGTTTGGCAGTTTATTAGGTCCCGAAGGACCTTTGGAGAAAGTAAAGCCCTGAAAAGAAGCATACGTAAAAATTTTTCACGTCAGGATTTTATTGAACTTAAGGGTAAAGTGAAAGATGTGGTGGTTACCGTTTCGAATCTCTCTAAAAACAGGGTAGAGTATAAGTCAATCCACGAATTTGAATATGATGATTTTTGTGACTGGATCTGGATAAGCTGTAATTATATTCCTTTTATGAGTCTGGCCCAGAAAGACGGGTTCGAATATGCCGATGGTGGACTTGGCTGTGTGGTTCCAATCAGGGAAGCGATCAAACGAGGGGCGACAGAGGTAGACGCGATCATTCTGGAGGCAGAAAATATGGAATATAACAAGATCCTGGGGAAAAACCCATTTTCCCTAATGGTGAACCTGTTTGGTTTTCTTTTAGACCAGGTAGAATATCATGATATTGTAGAGGGGAAGCTTGCGGCAATGAACAAAAAAGTAAAGCTTAACATCTATTACACACCTACCAAACTAACTGAAAACTCTCTTGTTTTCAATAAGAAGGCCATGACCGAATGGTGGCAACAAGGTTATGAATATGCCGAGAAAAAAGAAATGGAAAAGAAAGCTTCTAAATCATCGTGGTTTAAGCTAGGCTTCTAA
- a CDS encoding DUF2945 domain-containing protein, with protein sequence MIREGSEVKWKWGNGTATGKVISTYTEEVTKEIDGSKITRKGKEGEKALYIEQEDGSKVLKLESEVEKAD encoded by the coding sequence ATGATAAGAGAAGGAAGCGAAGTAAAATGGAAATGGGGTAACGGGACCGCCACGGGGAAAGTGATTTCTACATATACTGAAGAAGTTACTAAGGAAATCGATGGCAGTAAGATTACTCGAAAAGGGAAGGAAGGAGAAAAAGCTTTGTATATTGAACAGGAAGATGGTAGTAAAGTGCTGAAATTAGAAAGTGAAGTTGAAAAAGCAGATTAA
- a CDS encoding alpha/beta hydrolase, with translation MSFIETTSKEKGKHINLYYEDYGEGKPVILIHGWPLSHRMWEYQINSIVEAGFRCIAYDRRGFGDSDKPWTNYDYNTLAKDLEDIITKLELSEVTIIGFSMGGGEVAHYIGNYGSSKLSKAALISAVPPFMLKTEDNPEGLEKEVFEGFKKEIKKDRPSFLQGFGKQFVNFDKVGDRISQEMADYYWSIACKASPNATLDCIDSFGLTDFREDLEKFDIPTLVVHGDADQIVPIEISGKKSAELIANSEYHVIEEAPHGLVLTHTAEFNKILLDFLKS, from the coding sequence ATGAGTTTTATCGAGACTACAAGTAAAGAAAAAGGAAAGCACATCAATCTTTATTATGAGGATTATGGAGAAGGAAAACCAGTTATCCTAATTCATGGCTGGCCGTTAAGTCACAGAATGTGGGAATACCAGATCAATTCAATCGTTGAGGCAGGGTTTAGATGTATAGCATATGATAGGAGAGGATTTGGAGATAGCGATAAGCCCTGGACAAATTACGACTATAATACCCTTGCTAAAGACCTTGAAGATATCATTACTAAACTAGAACTTTCAGAAGTTACTATCATCGGTTTTTCTATGGGAGGTGGTGAAGTAGCCCACTATATTGGTAATTATGGTAGTTCCAAACTTTCTAAAGCAGCGCTAATATCAGCCGTTCCTCCATTTATGCTGAAGACAGAGGATAATCCTGAGGGGCTGGAAAAAGAAGTTTTTGAGGGTTTTAAAAAGGAGATCAAAAAGGACCGACCCTCTTTTCTGCAGGGATTCGGAAAGCAATTCGTGAACTTTGATAAGGTTGGAGACAGAATAAGCCAGGAAATGGCCGATTATTACTGGTCTATTGCCTGCAAGGCTTCACCTAACGCTACTTTAGATTGTATAGATTCTTTCGGACTTACAGATTTTAGAGAGGATCTTGAAAAGTTTGATATACCTACTTTGGTGGTGCATGGGGATGCAGATCAAATTGTACCAATTGAGATCTCTGGAAAGAAAAGTGCGGAACTAATTGCGAATAGTGAATATCATGTCATTGAAGAAGCACCGCATGGCCTGGTATTAACTCATACTGCTGAATTTAATAAGATCTTGCTGGATTTTCTGAAGTCGTAA
- a CDS encoding FMN-binding glutamate synthase family protein: MEDFAEFLSAIPWWGWLLAILLIIAIADIFFNKRHTIKHNFPIVGHLRYFLESIGPELRQYIVANNREELPFNRRERGWIYASAKNMNNYEGFGTDQDIFSTHYIFINNALLPYKLPEGHPNIKNSGLIPCAKVMGGWNNRKRPYRPASVINVSAMSYGSLSAKAIESLNEGCKLSGAYHNTGEGGFSPYHKKGADVVFQIGTGYFGVRDENGNFSMEKLVEMVEKNPEIRAIELKLSQGAKPGKGGVLPAAKISKEISEIRGVPMGKDIVSPPYHSTFDDVEGMVDFVESIAKATGLPTGIKSAVGQLKDWEKLARIMQEKDHGPDFISIDGGEGGTGAAPPSFADHVSLPWIYAFTDVYKIFQKYKLTDRIVFVAAGKLGFPAKAAMAFSLGADVINVGREAMMSIGCIQAQSCHTNTCPTGVATQNKWLQSGINVKDKSMRTNFYFVKFRKELLQISHACGYEHPCQFNTDDVDINLSDKNLAKTLATTFSYHKDEVNFASVKELLDCPHLGGNLNLKSLRKTEQAID, encoded by the coding sequence ATGGAAGATTTCGCTGAATTTTTAAGCGCTATTCCATGGTGGGGCTGGCTTCTGGCTATTCTGTTAATCATTGCCATTGCAGATATTTTCTTCAATAAAAGGCATACCATAAAGCATAATTTCCCCATCGTTGGTCACCTAAGGTATTTCCTGGAAAGTATTGGCCCAGAACTTAGACAGTATATAGTCGCAAACAACAGGGAAGAATTGCCTTTTAACCGAAGGGAAAGAGGCTGGATCTATGCTTCTGCTAAGAACATGAACAATTATGAGGGTTTTGGAACAGACCAGGATATTTTTTCCACCCACTACATTTTCATTAATAATGCGCTTTTGCCTTATAAATTACCTGAAGGACATCCTAATATCAAAAATTCGGGATTAATACCCTGTGCCAAGGTCATGGGTGGATGGAACAACCGAAAACGCCCTTATAGACCCGCTTCTGTAATTAATGTATCGGCAATGAGTTATGGATCTCTTTCTGCAAAAGCAATTGAATCTCTTAACGAGGGCTGTAAACTTTCGGGTGCATATCACAATACCGGTGAAGGTGGTTTTTCTCCCTATCATAAAAAGGGGGCTGATGTGGTTTTTCAAATTGGTACGGGCTATTTTGGAGTTAGGGATGAAAACGGCAATTTCTCTATGGAAAAGCTCGTGGAAATGGTAGAGAAAAATCCAGAGATACGCGCTATAGAATTAAAATTATCCCAGGGAGCAAAACCGGGAAAAGGTGGTGTTCTGCCTGCAGCCAAGATCTCGAAGGAGATCTCTGAAATTCGCGGTGTCCCTATGGGAAAAGATATTGTTTCGCCTCCTTATCATTCAACTTTTGATGATGTGGAAGGTATGGTAGATTTTGTTGAATCTATCGCCAAAGCGACTGGGTTACCAACGGGAATCAAGTCTGCGGTTGGCCAGTTGAAAGATTGGGAAAAACTGGCCAGAATCATGCAGGAAAAGGATCATGGTCCAGACTTTATCTCTATAGATGGTGGTGAAGGCGGTACCGGAGCAGCTCCCCCAAGTTTTGCCGACCATGTTTCCCTTCCCTGGATCTATGCTTTTACCGATGTATATAAGATCTTTCAGAAATATAAGCTTACAGACAGAATTGTATTTGTAGCTGCCGGGAAACTTGGATTTCCAGCTAAGGCAGCTATGGCATTTTCTTTGGGGGCAGATGTGATCAACGTTGGCCGGGAAGCGATGATGAGTATTGGATGCATTCAGGCGCAAAGTTGTCATACCAATACCTGCCCAACCGGAGTGGCAACTCAGAATAAGTGGCTACAATCTGGTATTAATGTGAAGGATAAGTCCATGAGAACCAATTTCTATTTTGTGAAATTCCGCAAAGAATTGTTGCAAATAAGCCATGCCTGTGGCTACGAACATCCTTGCCAGTTCAACACAGATGACGTAGACATCAACCTCAGCGACAAGAATCTGGCAAAAACTCTGGCAACTACTTTTTCTTACCATAAAGATGAAGTAAATTTCGCATCTGTTAAAGAGCTTCTGGATTGTCCACATTTAGGTGGAAATCTCAATCTAAAGAGCCTGAGAAAAACAGAACAAGCAATAGATTAA
- a CDS encoding patatin-like phospholipase family protein, translating into MRALVISGGGSKGAFAGGVAQYLTEELKKDYDLFIGTSTGSLLISHMALHKAEKVKKVFTSVNQSSIFSSRPFLITKKHGHENISINHFNVIKNFLKGKKTFGDSYNLKKLLENTFTKEEFEELKAGKKDIVTTVSNISLNEVEYKSIKDYEYEEFLEWIWISCNYTPFMSLVKKNGCEYADGGLGSMVPIEEAIKRGATEIDAIILQTEVTYFNRMPSKNVFSLITNLFAFMLDRIEKQNIRIGKFAANNKDAILNFYYTPSVLTTNSLIFDEQQMTAWWQSGYEFAKYRNKELNQIEP; encoded by the coding sequence ATGCGTGCACTGGTTATTTCGGGAGGAGGTAGTAAAGGCGCCTTTGCGGGTGGTGTTGCGCAATATCTAACCGAGGAGCTTAAAAAGGATTATGACCTTTTTATAGGCACTTCCACAGGTAGCCTACTTATATCACATATGGCGCTTCATAAGGCCGAAAAGGTTAAGAAAGTATTTACCTCGGTGAACCAGTCCAGTATCTTCAGTAGCAGGCCATTTCTTATTACTAAAAAGCATGGTCACGAAAATATTTCTATCAATCACTTTAATGTTATAAAGAATTTCCTGAAAGGTAAAAAGACCTTTGGGGACAGTTATAATCTGAAAAAGTTGCTGGAGAATACTTTTACCAAAGAAGAATTTGAAGAGCTGAAAGCAGGGAAAAAGGATATTGTCACCACGGTTTCGAATATTTCACTGAATGAAGTAGAATACAAATCAATTAAGGATTACGAATATGAGGAATTTTTAGAGTGGATCTGGATCTCTTGTAATTACACACCTTTTATGAGTCTTGTCAAGAAAAATGGTTGTGAATATGCTGATGGTGGGCTTGGATCTATGGTGCCTATAGAAGAAGCGATAAAACGCGGAGCAACTGAAATAGATGCGATCATATTACAAACTGAAGTTACCTATTTTAACAGGATGCCTTCAAAAAATGTATTTTCATTGATCACCAATCTTTTCGCTTTTATGTTAGACCGTATCGAAAAGCAAAATATAAGAATTGGGAAATTTGCTGCGAACAACAAGGATGCTATTCTCAATTTTTATTATACACCTAGCGTTCTTACTACGAATTCCCTTATTTTTGATGAACAGCAGATGACGGCATGGTGGCAAAGCGGATATGAATTCGCAAAATATAGAAATAAAGAGTTGAACCAAATCGAACCTTAA
- a CDS encoding amidohydrolase translates to MKLKILIMFLLLGGLSYAQTSIAEDEFKNIEDKVIEWRRDFHEHPELSNREFETAEKIAAHLNSLGIETKTGIAKTGVVGILKGDNPGKTVALRADIDALPVTEKNDLPFKSEVKTEFLGSKTGVMHACGHDTHTAILMGVAKILSENKDKINGTVKFIFQPAEEGPPPGEEGGAKLMIKEGVLKNPDVDAIFGLHINAGTPVGTIKYKPEGTMAAVERFVINVKGKQAHGSAPWSGVDPILISAKIIDGLQTIISRNAELTESASVITVGKITSGVRFNIIPETAEMIGTVRTLDPANKELILKRMNEMVPAIAAAYGGEATIEFQNNTAITFNDPQLTKQMLPTLKKVAGAENINLMKATTGGEDFSFFQEEIPGFYFFLGGMPLNAEPTRHHTPDFFIDESGLLLGVKTMTQLTLDYLNQT, encoded by the coding sequence ATGAAATTGAAAATTCTAATAATGTTCCTTTTACTTGGTGGATTAAGTTATGCTCAAACTTCCATCGCAGAGGATGAATTCAAAAACATTGAAGATAAAGTGATCGAATGGCGCAGAGATTTTCATGAGCATCCTGAACTTTCCAACCGTGAATTTGAAACAGCCGAAAAGATTGCGGCTCACCTAAACTCGCTAGGAATAGAAACTAAAACCGGCATCGCCAAAACTGGTGTGGTAGGCATTTTAAAAGGTGATAATCCTGGTAAAACCGTAGCGCTTAGAGCAGACATTGATGCTTTGCCGGTGACCGAGAAAAACGACCTGCCATTCAAATCTGAAGTAAAAACTGAATTTCTTGGCTCTAAAACCGGAGTTATGCACGCTTGCGGGCATGATACCCATACCGCAATCCTAATGGGTGTTGCCAAGATACTTTCAGAAAATAAAGATAAAATAAACGGTACGGTTAAATTCATCTTTCAACCTGCAGAGGAAGGACCGCCACCGGGAGAAGAAGGTGGTGCCAAATTAATGATCAAAGAAGGGGTTCTTAAAAATCCTGACGTGGATGCTATTTTTGGACTGCACATCAACGCGGGGACTCCTGTTGGAACCATAAAATATAAACCAGAAGGAACTATGGCGGCAGTTGAAAGGTTTGTCATTAATGTAAAAGGAAAGCAGGCTCATGGTTCGGCTCCATGGAGTGGAGTTGATCCTATACTGATCTCTGCCAAGATCATTGACGGACTTCAAACCATCATTAGCCGGAATGCTGAACTTACCGAATCTGCATCGGTTATCACCGTTGGGAAGATCACCAGTGGAGTAAGATTCAATATCATACCGGAAACTGCCGAAATGATAGGAACGGTGCGTACGTTAGATCCTGCAAACAAAGAGTTGATCCTTAAAAGAATGAACGAAATGGTACCGGCGATCGCTGCGGCCTATGGTGGAGAAGCCACTATTGAGTTTCAAAATAATACTGCTATTACTTTCAATGATCCACAACTAACAAAGCAAATGCTTCCTACCCTTAAAAAAGTTGCCGGAGCTGAAAATATAAACCTTATGAAAGCGACTACGGGTGGAGAGGATTTTTCATTCTTCCAGGAGGAAATTCCCGGTTTCTATTTCTTTTTAGGCGGAATGCCATTAAATGCTGAACCGACCAGGCATCATACTCCGGATTTCTTTATTGATGAAAGCGGACTTCTACTCGGAGTGAAAACAATGACACAATTAACCCTTGATTATTTAAACCAGACCTGA
- a CDS encoding OmpA family protein — MKKIMLLSATAAILLSSCVSQKKYNELETKQRETQDQLNTATVKLNSCLDEKERMTTEITRLNNTNAALLNNVGDLATLSKKEAENLERSLESIKEKDLAIRSMQDAINKKDSVTLALVTSLKGALGNMSDEDIEINVEKGVVYVSISDKLLFDSGRYNITPRAKEVLGKVATVVKNKPNIEFMVEGHTDDKPISTSMFEDNWDLSVKRATSVVRVLQDDFGVEPARMTAAGRSYYIPVATNETAEGRAKNRRTRIVVLPKLDQFYSMIEEGMEKATSNPE, encoded by the coding sequence ATGAAAAAAATCATGCTTTTGTCGGCAACAGCTGCCATTTTGCTATCTTCATGTGTTTCACAGAAAAAATACAACGAACTGGAAACCAAGCAAAGAGAAACTCAAGATCAATTGAACACCGCTACGGTTAAATTGAATTCATGTCTGGACGAAAAAGAAAGAATGACTACTGAGATTACTCGACTTAACAATACAAATGCTGCTCTTCTAAATAATGTAGGTGACCTGGCAACTCTTTCTAAGAAAGAAGCTGAGAACCTTGAGCGTTCTTTAGAAAGCATTAAAGAAAAGGATCTTGCGATTCGTTCTATGCAGGATGCTATAAATAAGAAAGATTCTGTTACTCTAGCTTTAGTTACAAGCCTTAAAGGTGCTCTTGGTAATATGAGTGATGAGGACATCGAGATCAACGTAGAAAAAGGTGTTGTTTATGTATCTATTTCAGATAAATTATTATTTGATAGCGGTCGTTACAATATTACTCCTCGTGCAAAAGAAGTACTTGGAAAAGTTGCTACAGTTGTAAAGAACAAGCCAAACATCGAGTTTATGGTTGAAGGTCACACAGATGACAAGCCAATTAGCACTTCAATGTTCGAAGATAACTGGGATCTTAGCGTAAAACGTGCAACTTCTGTAGTAAGAGTTCTTCAGGACGATTTTGGTGTTGAACCAGCTCGTATGACTGCTGCAGGTAGATCTTACTACATCCCTGTTGCCACTAATGAAACTGCTGAGGGTCGTGCTAAGAACAGAAGAACAAGAATTGTTGTTCTTCCTAAGCTTGATCAATTCTACAGTATGATTGAAGAAGGAATGGAAAAAGCGACTTCTAACCCGGAGTAA
- a CDS encoding UvrD-helicase domain-containing protein, which produces MEAYLAGLNDAQRAPVLQKDGPMIVIAGAGSGKTRVLTFRIAYLMNQGVDAFNILALTFTNKAAREMKHRISQIVGSSEAKNLWMGTFHSVFAKILRFEADKLGYPSNFTIYDTQDSHSVIRAIIKDMRLDKDVYKYKQVYNRISSYKNSLITVKAYFQNGELQEADAMSKKPRLGEIYKEYVDRCFKAGAMDFDDLLLKTNELLNRFPEVLHKYQSRFKYILVDEYQDTNHSQYLIVRALSDKFQNICVVGDDAQSIYAFRGANINNILNFQKDYDNVQMYRLEQNYRSTKNIVSAANSIIDKNQTKLDKVVWTANDDGPKIVVNRLLTDGEEGRYVASSIFENKMQNQLNNGDFAILYRTNAQSRAMEDALRKKDIPYRIYGGLSFYQRKEIKDVLSYLRLILNPKDEEALKRVINYPSRGIGMTTMDRLAIAAKEHNRSIFEVIENIKNLNLNINRGTQTKLENFVNMIKSFAIMNETSDAFQVAETVTKKTGLVQELKKDGTPEGIARIENIEELLNGIRDFVEGQRELADTTGSLSEFLEDVALATDLDNDTGDDDRVALMTIHLAKGLEFPYVYIVGMEEDLFPSAMSMNTRSELEEERRLFYVALTRAEKQAYLTYTLSRYRWGKLVDAEPSRFIEEIDDQYLELMVPQDDYKYKPLINTDIFGDEVDKSKLRQTKPKSGTPPPAHKPSQEQLRKLRKLKPASPEPEKARNTIELSEGNEVEHLRFGKGKVLKIEGVGQDKKAEIDFQQGGIKKLLLRFAKLKVLS; this is translated from the coding sequence TTGGAAGCTTATTTAGCTGGATTAAATGACGCACAGAGGGCTCCGGTGCTGCAGAAAGACGGGCCCATGATCGTAATTGCCGGAGCGGGTTCCGGTAAAACCAGGGTACTTACTTTTAGGATCGCCTACCTTATGAATCAAGGTGTGGATGCTTTTAACATACTTGCACTTACTTTTACCAATAAAGCAGCAAGGGAAATGAAGCATCGTATTTCCCAGATCGTGGGAAGTAGTGAGGCAAAGAACCTTTGGATGGGAACTTTCCATTCGGTTTTTGCCAAGATCCTGAGGTTCGAGGCAGATAAGCTTGGTTATCCTTCCAATTTTACGATTTATGATACGCAAGATTCACATTCAGTGATCAGGGCGATCATAAAGGATATGAGGCTGGATAAGGACGTTTATAAATATAAGCAAGTCTATAACCGAATATCATCTTACAAGAACAGCCTGATTACGGTGAAAGCCTATTTTCAGAACGGGGAACTTCAGGAAGCAGATGCCATGTCCAAGAAGCCGCGTTTAGGTGAGATCTATAAAGAATATGTAGATCGTTGTTTTAAGGCTGGCGCGATGGATTTTGATGATTTACTGCTGAAGACGAATGAACTTTTAAACCGTTTTCCGGAAGTACTTCATAAATATCAAAGCAGGTTCAAATACATTCTGGTGGATGAGTACCAGGATACGAACCATTCGCAATATCTTATTGTTCGTGCGCTTTCAGATAAATTTCAGAATATATGTGTGGTGGGGGATGATGCTCAAAGTATCTATGCCTTCCGGGGAGCAAATATCAATAACATTCTGAATTTCCAGAAAGATTACGATAATGTGCAAATGTACAGGCTGGAGCAAAATTATCGTTCTACCAAGAATATTGTAAGCGCGGCAAACTCTATTATTGATAAGAACCAGACGAAACTTGATAAGGTTGTATGGACCGCAAATGATGATGGGCCTAAGATCGTGGTGAACCGTTTGTTGACCGATGGTGAAGAAGGAAGGTATGTGGCAAGTTCTATTTTTGAGAACAAAATGCAAAACCAATTAAACAACGGTGATTTCGCGATCCTTTACAGAACCAATGCCCAGAGTAGGGCGATGGAGGATGCTCTTCGGAAAAAGGACATTCCATATAGAATTTATGGCGGACTTTCTTTCTACCAGAGAAAGGAGATCAAGGATGTACTTTCCTATTTACGCTTAATTCTGAATCCAAAAGATGAGGAGGCCTTAAAGAGGGTAATTAATTATCCTTCTCGAGGTATCGGGATGACCACCATGGACAGGCTGGCGATCGCGGCCAAAGAACATAACAGGTCCATTTTTGAAGTTATTGAGAATATCAAAAATCTTAACCTGAATATCAACCGCGGAACTCAGACCAAACTTGAGAATTTTGTGAACATGATCAAGAGTTTCGCCATCATGAACGAAACAAGTGATGCTTTCCAGGTGGCAGAAACCGTGACCAAAAAGACGGGTTTGGTTCAGGAACTTAAGAAAGATGGTACGCCAGAAGGTATTGCCAGAATTGAAAATATTGAGGAATTGCTGAACGGTATTCGCGATTTCGTAGAAGGGCAACGAGAACTTGCCGATACTACCGGTTCGCTTTCCGAATTTCTTGAAGATGTAGCTTTGGCAACAGATCTGGATAATGATACCGGAGATGATGACCGGGTGGCATTGATGACCATTCACCTGGCAAAAGGGCTTGAATTCCCTTATGTTTATATAGTAGGGATGGAGGAAGATCTTTTCCCATCTGCTATGAGTATGAATACCCGTAGTGAACTGGAAGAGGAGAGAAGGTTGTTTTATGTGGCCTTAACACGTGCCGAAAAACAGGCGTATTTGACTTATACTTTATCTCGTTACAGGTGGGGAAAACTGGTAGATGCCGAGCCTAGTAGGTTCATCGAGGAGATAGATGATCAATACTTGGAATTAATGGTGCCTCAAGATGACTATAAATACAAGCCTTTGATAAATACCGACATTTTCGGGGATGAGGTTGATAAGAGTAAATTAAGGCAGACCAAACCAAAAAGTGGAACTCCGCCGCCGGCTCATAAGCCATCTCAGGAGCAATTGCGCAAACTGCGCAAGCTGAAACCAGCTTCGCCCGAACCTGAAAAGGCCAGAAATACCATTGAGCTTTCTGAAGGAAATGAAGTGGAACATTTGAGATTTGGTAAAGGTAAAGTGCTTAAGATCGAAGGAGTTGGCCAGGATAAAAAGGCAGAGATCGATTTTCAGCAAGGAGGAATAAAGAAGCTTCTACTTCGATTTGCCAAGTTGAAAGTCCTATCTTAA
- a CDS encoding DsrE family protein encodes MKKTFFLLSILFSLNTFSQELKQGEVIPEYGQTYSIASPGFKTDTTSILKVVFDVNRSFDEAEPNKLIETAARYLNMHEHAGVDPGNMQVAIVLHGKAVQDALNDDSYKKKFPEVTSNPNLPLIKALSENGVEIIICGQSATHYNVNRDNTSKDIEFALSAMTALVQLQNDNYRLIKF; translated from the coding sequence ATGAAAAAAACATTTTTCCTGCTCTCAATATTATTTTCATTAAATACTTTTTCTCAGGAATTGAAACAAGGTGAGGTTATTCCTGAATATGGACAGACTTATTCTATTGCATCCCCAGGATTCAAAACTGACACTACCTCAATTCTAAAAGTTGTTTTTGACGTGAACAGAAGTTTTGATGAAGCTGAACCAAACAAGCTTATTGAAACAGCAGCGAGATACCTCAACATGCATGAACACGCTGGGGTTGATCCCGGTAATATGCAGGTTGCGATAGTTTTACATGGAAAAGCAGTTCAGGATGCCTTAAACGACGATTCATATAAAAAGAAATTTCCAGAGGTAACTTCGAATCCTAATCTACCGCTAATCAAAGCACTTTCAGAAAACGGGGTAGAAATTATAATTTGTGGTCAAAGCGCCACTCACTATAATGTAAATCGGGATAATACAAGCAAGGACATTGAATTTGCCTTATCGGCAATGACGGCACTTGTCCAGCTCCAAAATGATAATTACAGATTAATTAAATTTTAA
- a CDS encoding L-threonylcarbamoyladenylate synthase produces the protein MAELLRIYDENPAPKHINKVVETLRKGGLIIYPTDTIYGLGCDITNVSALEKIAQIKNVKLEKANFSFICEDLSNLSDYVKQIDSATFKILKRCLPGPYTFILPGGNNLPNVFKKKKTVGIRVPDNNICRAIVSGLGNPIVSTSIRDEDEVLEYSTDPELIREKWDHLVDLVIDGGYGDNIPSTVIDLTTEEPEVIREGKGSIEIM, from the coding sequence ATGGCTGAATTACTAAGAATTTATGACGAGAACCCGGCTCCAAAACATATTAATAAAGTAGTTGAAACCCTTAGAAAGGGCGGACTTATAATTTACCCTACAGATACTATTTACGGTTTAGGCTGTGACATTACCAATGTATCTGCACTGGAAAAGATCGCGCAGATCAAAAATGTAAAGCTTGAGAAAGCTAATTTTTCTTTTATATGTGAGGACCTTAGTAATCTTTCAGATTATGTGAAACAGATTGATTCAGCTACTTTTAAGATCCTTAAGAGGTGTCTTCCCGGTCCTTATACCTTTATTCTTCCCGGGGGGAACAATCTGCCAAATGTCTTCAAAAAGAAAAAAACGGTTGGGATACGGGTACCAGATAATAACATCTGTAGAGCAATTGTGAGCGGACTTGGAAACCCTATTGTTTCAACCTCGATTAGGGATGAGGATGAGGTGCTGGAATATTCCACAGACCCTGAACTTATCAGAGAAAAATGGGACCACCTGGTTGATCTCGTTATCGATGGTGGATATGGGGATAATATACCTTCTACAGTAATAGATCTTACAACGGAAGAGCCAGAAGTGATACGAGAAGGAAAGGGAAGCATCGAGATCATGTGA